One part of the Aspergillus luchuensis IFO 4308 DNA, chromosome 5, nearly complete sequence genome encodes these proteins:
- a CDS encoding phosphatase PAP2 family protein (COG:I;~EggNog:ENOG410PMFW;~InterPro:IPR036938,IPR043216,IPR000326;~PFAM:PF01569;~TransMembrane:6 (i20-40o69-90i123-144o194-212i224-243o255-273i);~go_function: GO:0008195 - phosphatidate phosphatase activity [Evidence IEA];~go_process: GO:0006644 - phospholipid metabolic process [Evidence IEA]) yields the protein MDRLPEKLPFSKRRLKQRVILSYIFDYVILIACIGGFYVLDSIEPYHQHFSLRNISIQYPYAVHERITIQEALCISGLAPLVIIIVYTLFIDGLFSHHKTQHPVSGKRKFTGPYRWKDRLWELNCGILGLLLSQGLAFVITQVLKNACGKPRPDFIDRCQPRAGSQDAIPGLSNSTICTGEHALIKDGFRSWPSGHSSSSFAGLFYLTLWLSGKLHIMDNRGEAWKTLLVMIPSLAATLVAVSRIMDARHHPFDVITGSLLGIICACISYRQYFPSLNEPWKKGRAYPIRTWGRDPVGPAETVRLVAADGSTAALRNPEEERLNEAPQSKTTGSDAGRPLYLPESNPYTTNIYGYSRRDEDDNWSSSSEDVAGGYEMQPGYARTQNPALNGPTARLDVDTAYHSQTPQVVLGTTSTHETSGALPTHADRGRDLTDMPYREV from the exons ATGGACCGTCTACCCGAAAAGCTGCCTTTCTCTAAGCGGCGCCTGAAGCAGCGAGTCATCTTATC ATATATCTTTGACTATGTTATCCTAAT TGCGTGCATTGGAGGCTTCTACGTCCTTGACTCTATTGAACCATATCATCAGCACTTCTCCTTACGAAATATTTCAATTCAGTACCCATATGCAGTCCACGAGCGGATAACCATTCAGGAAGCCCTCTGTATCTCTGGCCTGGCACCCCTCGTCATCATTATCGTCTATACGCTATTCATCGACGGGCTTTTCTCGCACCACAAGACGCAGCATCCAGTCTCGGGGAAGCGCAAATTCACCGGTCCATATAGATGGAAAGATCGGCTATGGGAGCTCAACTGCGGTATTCTGGGGCTCTTGCTCTCACAAGGGCTGGCCTTTGTCATCACGCAGGTGCTGAAAAATGCTTGTGGAAAGCCTAGGCCTGACTTCATTGATCGGTGCCAGCCCCGAGCGGGTAGTCAGGACGCGATACCCGGACTGTCGAATTCCACTATCTGTACCGGTGAACATGCGCTCATCAAGGACGGCTTCCGGTCATGGCCTTCAG GACATAGTAGCT CGTCGTTTGCCGGGTTATTCTATCTCACGCTTTGGCTTAGTGGCAAGCTGCACATAATGGACAACCGCGGCGAGGCCTGGAAGACACTCTTGGTCATGATACCGTCTCTTGCAGCAACGCTTGTTGCGGTGAGCCGTATTATGGATGCAAGGCATCATCCATTCGACGTCATCACCGGATCGCTCTTAGGCATTATCTGTGCCTGCATCTCGTACCGTCAatatttcccttccctcaaCGAGCCCTGGAAGAAAGGACGCGCCTATCCCATCCGGACGTGGGGCAGGGATCCCGTGGGGCCTGCCGAGACTGTCCGCCTGGTGGCTGCTGATGGGAGCACTGCCGCTCTAAGGAACCCGGAGGAAGAGCGATTGAACGAAGCTCCTCAGTCGAAGACGACCGGAAGTGATGCTGGTAGGCCCTTGTACCTACCGGAATCTAATCCGTACACTACGAACATTTACGGCTACTCAAGACGTGATGAAGACGATAACTGGTCGTCCTCCAGTGAGGATGTTGCTGGTGGATATGAGATGCAACCTGGCTATGCCCGGACGCAGAACCCAGCGTTGAACGGACCAACGGCGCGACTCGATGTTGATACGGCGTACCACTCCCAGACCCCACAGGTTGTACTTGGAACCACCAGTACCCACGAAACCTCGGGCGCGCTCCCGACTCATGCGGACAGAGGGCGGGACCTAACAGATATGCCGTATCGGGAAGTCTAA
- a CDS encoding uncharacterized protein (COG:A;~EggNog:ENOG410PIUX;~InterPro:IPR036322,IPR027417,IPR007111,IPR015943, IPR001680,IPR019775,IPR020472,IPR031359,IPR017986;~PFAM:PF05729,PF00400,PF17100;~go_function: GO:0005515 - protein binding [Evidence IEA]) codes for MGRLKLRNPFRKRRSEQQPPEETTDSSNTPAEVSSSALSNIRSTQPVSQTNSQSDALPADDGQVASSSNTILPHLDRKAEKRNLWQEAYKSLDEKQRQNINPVEVHKQSSDNHDVDANPVRKALDDVIQTVKAQYEMRMSKRGDSQLRDAASKILTATLSCKDIISAIVAFDPTGHASSAWTVVSLGLTMTQNYRDQQMAWFQSSAILTDILARYAFVEKLYRDERSEMNEKIEDAIVRVYLAVLKYAAEAMNIYRSNPGKRLMQSVVDLENLPLTEIQSTIDTEETHLEKWLHMYQEMQRKQEADNILLGVDRILDGIRGIDQKIELAKLPIAEGANFDSDMDEAHECLEGTRVELLDEIMDWVDDPQGKTIFWLSGVAGTGKSTISRTVARKLQERELLGASFFFKRGEGDRGKALRFITTIAMQFMIALRQLRTKIATVIDNDLTIISKSVKEQFDHLLLRPLLSMELSNGQRLSFVVVVDALDECEERSIETIIRLLPRVQESKTIQVKVFITSRPEHPIFEGFRQIEGEHKDVVLHEIERRTIERDMDIFFKDRLSIIRKKRNLSDQWPGESRTRALIDMAMPLFIFGATVCLLLEDYRWDPDDTLNDILKRQYNNSNLDKTYLPVLDKLLEGQDRRAQNELVKQFRQVVGTIAALESPLSIASLSKLINMKESLILIRLDSLHSVLNIPKDNNKPVKMFHISFREFLTHPETKEKTKFSVDGQSTHRDLAHKCIAVMMDSERGLRKNICDLRSYGTSKDDITTEYIEGCFPAELRYSTRYWVHHIYQGASILSDHDEIHEFLKKHFLHWLEAMSILGHLPEAISSVKMLLSIVQTSHSDQIFKFLYDAKRFILKNIQIAEEFPLQLYSSALVFAPEKCTIKDTFFRCVQQCFSQLPRVSEYWGAELQTLELGTGFVYFLEFSPDGQMLLIDNDSLRLWETSTGDSRNTLEGPFDRDVGKWTFSPDVKLVAWSSWHSGTILLWDSLSGTLRHTLKEEHGVIAIVFLSNEQLVSASLDGKLTTWSTISGELQQSVRLEYEEEEISSELLLAELSRDGGLLVRAMENGTIELWDTVNAELRHTLKSHGGMIKSIAVSPDGIFLASGSVNGTLELWDICKGTVHHTLRCHANDCCINAVGFSNDGRSLALGCEEELTIWDICHSPILSTFTSRKTRVELVRFSPDNKIVASATDYQVTLWDITRSEIQHAPRGHTKPVTTVQPSPTGAFLASSSRDNTVRLWDISTGTVQLVLQSHSDADLRISISPKGHLLAVSSMDGLIKIWDVSNGTLQHNLSSNCSGITNCMLFSPDENLLLVIWDHRMCLWDAVTGTCKWTVEPKRQGSSISDVTDSPNCLTSFEYVYTVAFSSSGNLLATGHMLDNTVRLWDTETGMKEHIFTDCSTNQLQFSPDSKLLAAVSVDTGVQVWNVSDGNLRQTLEEEDGPLWLERARKSDGYSWLFDTNMNEYRIHPKAQGNIISVTDDWIGIGKDRLLWIPPEYRGYWDAKEVIGNTVVLGLLTGDVIFIGICPEKVREAWS; via the exons ATGGGTCGTCTCAAGCTACGGAATCCCTTCCGAAAGAGGCGCTCCGAACAACAGCCTCCAGAAGAAACCACAGATTCATCAAACACTCCAGCAGAAGTATCGTCCAGTGCTCTTTCTAATATCCGTTCAACCCAACCAGTATCTCAAACAAATTCCCAATCAGATGCCTTGCCAGCAGATGATGGTCAGGTTGCATCAAGCTCTAATACTATCCTGCCTCACCTCGATCGGAAGGCTGAGAAACGGAATCTCTGGCAAGAAGCATATAAATCATTGGATGAGAAGCAGCGCCAGAATATAAACCCGGTGGAAGTGCACAAACAGAGCAGCGACAATCACGATGTCGATGCAAACCCTGTACGCAAAGCATTAGATGATGTGATTCAAACCGTCAAAGCACAATACGAAATGAGAATGTCGAAAAGGGGAGACTCACAACTTCGGGATGCTGCAAGCAAAATTTTGACAGCCACGTTGAGCTGCAAGGATATTATCAGTGCAATCGTGGCATTCGACCCCACTGGTCACGCGTCAAGTGCGTGGACAGTCGTCTCTCTGGGATTGACG ATGACACAGAATTATCGTGATCAACAAATGGCTTGGTTTCAGTCATCTGCCATCTTGACTGACATCCTAGCTCGGTATGCCTTTGTAGAGAAGCTTTACCGCGACGAGAGGTCTGAGATGAATGAAAAGATTGAGGATGCCATCGTGAGAGTCTATCTCGCTGTTCTAAAATATGCAGCGGAGGCAATGAACATTTATCGTTCCAATCCAGGAAAGAGACTAATGCAGAGTGTGGTGGACCTGGAAAACCTGCCCCTGACAGAAATTCAGTCCACGATTGACACAGAGGAAACGCACCTGGAGAAGTGGTTACATATGTATCAAGAAATGCAGCGGAAACAAGAAGCAGATAATATTCTGCTTGGAGTTGATCGGATCCTTGACGGTATCCGGGGTATTGACCAGAAGATCGAACTCGCCAAGCTGCCGATAGCTGAAGGTGCTAATTTTGATTCCGATATGGATGAGGCCCACGAATGTCTGGAAGGTACAAGAGTTGAGCTTCTTGATGAGATCATGGATTGGGTCGATGATCCTCAGGGGAAGACTATCTTTTGGTTGAGTGGTGTAGCCGGAACTGGTAAATCAACAATCTCCCGGACAGTGGCGCGAAAGCTGCAAGAGAGGGAGCTTCTAGGGGCAAGCTTCTTTTtcaaaagaggggagggtgatCGTGGGAAAGCCTTGCGGTTCATCACCACTATCGCAATGCAATTCATGATCGCCCTTCGCCAATTGAGGACAAAGATTGCCACTGTCATTGACAATGACTTGACGATAATCTCCAAGTCAGTTAAGGAACAATTTGATCATCTGTTGTTAAGGCCACTTTTGAGTATGGAATTGAGCAATGGACAGCGCCTATCATTTGTCGTTGTAGTCGATGCCCTAGATGAGTGTGAGGAGCGAAGCATTGAGACGATCattcgacttcttcctcgggtGCAAGAATCGAAAACCATACAAGTGAAGGTTTTCATCACCAGCCGACCCGAGCACCCAATCTTTGAGGGCTTTCGGCAGATAGAGGGCGAGCACAAAGATGTCGTTCTCCATGAAATTGAACGTCGTACAATTGAGCGCGATATGGACATTTTCTTTAAGGACCGATTATCGATTATTCGAAAGAAGCGAAATCTAAGCGATCAATGGCCTGGAGAATCCAGGACTCGGGCTCTGATAGACATGGCAATGCCGCTATTCATCTTCGGCGCGACTGTCTGTCTCTTGTTAGAGGATTACCGATGGGATCCAGACGACACCTTGAACGACATATTGAAACGACAATACAACAACTCTAATTTGGATAAGACTTACTTGCCTGTCCTAGACAAACTCCTCGAAGGACAGGATAGACGAGCTCAGAATGAATTGGTCAAGCAATTCCGACAGGTTGTTGGGACAATCGCTGCTCTCGAAAGCCCACTTTCCATTGCTTCGCTTTCAAAGCTGATCAATATGAAAGAGAGCTTAATTCTCATCAGACTAGACTCACTTCATTCAGTCCTGAACATTCCAaaggacaacaacaaaccaGTCAAAATGTTTCATATTTCTTTCCGTGAATTCCTAACTCATCCAGAGAcaaaagagaaaacaaaattCTCAGTGGACGGGCAGTCAACGCATCGCGATTTGGCTCATAAGTGCATTGCAGTCATGATGGATTCTGAACGTGGACTGCGGAAGAACATCTGTGACCTGCGCAGTTATGGAACATCTAAAGATGATATTACCACGGAGTATATTGAAGGGTGTTTTCCAGCAGAGCTTCGCTACTCTACCCGATATTGGGTTCATCATATTTATCAGGGAGCTTCGATTCTTTCTGATCACGACGAAATACATGAATTTCTCAAAAAGCATTTTCTTCACTGGCTGGAAGCAATGAGTATCTTAGGGCATCTGCCAGAAGCAATAAGCAGTGTCAAAATGTTACTCTCGATTGTACAG ACGTCACATTCAGATCAAATATTCAAATTTCTGTACGATGCAAAACGATTTATTCTAAAGAATATCCAGATCGCCGAAGAATTTCCGCTGCAGCTGTATTCCTCTGCACTGGTTTTTGCACCAGAAAAGTGTACGATCAAAGACACATTCTTTCGCTGTGTCCAACAATGCTTCTCTCAACTACCCAGAGTGTCTGAGTACTGGGGTGCTGAATTACAAACACTCGAACTCGGAACTGGATTTGTATATTTCTTGGAGTTTTCTCCTGATGGACAGATGCTCCTTATAGACAATGATAGTTTAAGGCTGTGGGAAACCAGTACTGGTGACTCGCGGAATACGCTTGAAGGCCCTTTTGACCGCGACGTTGGTAAGTGGACCTTTTCACCAGATGTAAAATTAGTGGCTTGGTCATCCTGGCACAGCGGCACAATACTATTGTGGGACTCTCTTTCTGGTACTTTGAGACATACCCTGAAAGAAGAACATGGTGTTATTGCGATAGTGTTCTTATCAAATGAGCAATTGGTTTCGGCATCCCTTGACGGAAAATTGACAACTTGGAGCACAATATCCGGAGAGCTACAGCAAAGTGTACGCTTGGAgtatgaagaagaagagatttcCTCTGAACTTCTTTTGGCCGAGCTCTCGCGCGACGGTGGTTTACTGGTCCGCGCAATGGAGAATGGCACAATAGAGCTCTGGGATACTGTCAATGCCGAACTACGACATACACTCAAAAGCCACGGCGGAATGATTAAATCAATAGCAGTCTCACCAGATGGGATATTCCTAGCCTCCGGGTCAGTGAATGGCACTTTGGAGCTTTGGGATATTTGTAAAGGAACCGTACACCATACTCTGCGCTGCCATGCCAATGATTGCTGTATTAATGCTGTGGGATTTTCTAATGATGGAAGATCGCTGGCTTTGGGTTGTGAGGAAGAGCTGACCATCTGGGACATATGCCACAGTCCAATATTATCCACCTTTACTAGCCGCAAAACGAGGGTTGAACTAGTCAGATTCTCACCAGACAACAAGATTGTGGCTTCCGCAACTGATTATCAGGTGACACTCTGGGATATCACTCGCAGTGAAATTCAGCATGCCCCACGAGGGCATACAAAGCCAGTAACTACAGTACAACCTTCGCCAACCGGAGCGTTTCTGGCTAGTAGCTCCAGGGACAACACCGTGAGACTCTGGGACATTTCCACGGGCACGGTGCAACTCGTACTACAAAGTCACTCAGATGCAGATTTGAgaatctccatctccccaaaGGGCCACCTGTTAGCTGTGTCCTCGATGGACGGACTTATTAAGATATGGGACGTATCAAATGGGACCTTGCAGCATAACTTATCGTCGAACTGTTCTGGTATCACGAACTGCATGTTGTTCTCACCGGATGAGAACTTGCTTTTGGTTATTTGGGATCACAGAATGTGCTTATGGGATGCGGTTACGGGCACATGCAAGTGGACCGTGGAGCCGAAGAGACAGGGCTCGTCCATATCTGATGTGACAGATTCCCCAAACTGTCTAACATCTTTCGAATATGTTTATACAGTAgctttctcatcatccggAAACCTCCTGGCTACCGGTCATATGCTTGATAACACGGTGAGGCTGTGGGATACGGAGACAGGAATGAAGGAACATATCTTTACCGATTGCTCTACAAATCAATTACAGTTCTCGCCTGATAGCAAGCTGTTGGCGGCGGTATCTGTTGACACCGGAGTCCAAGTGTGGAATGTTTCCGATGGCAATTTGCGGCAGaccttggaggaagaggatgggcCATTATGGCTTGAAAGAGCCAGGAAGAGCGACGGATATTCGTGGCTTTTCGACACCAACATGAATGAATACAGAATTCATCCAAAGGCCCAAGGCAACATTATATCGGTGACTGATGATTGGATAGGCATCGGAAAAGATAGGCTCTTATGGATTCCACCTGAATATCGGGGATATTGGGACGCAAAAGAAGTTATTGGGAATACGGTTGTTTTGGGACTGTTGACAGGTGATGTAATTTTTATAGGCATTTGCCCCGAGAAGGTTAGAGAGGCTTGGAGCTAA
- a CDS encoding uncharacterized protein (COG:S;~EggNog:ENOG410PQBV;~TransMembrane:5 (i12-33o39-58i70-90o102-120i141-162o)) — protein sequence MIGSIFFICNRILELVFLIPIIGMMAYFVNGYLNANQITPAYILVLFIVSVIAAFWCLDTLIRFSTTKRSAMFVAFIDLLFFGAFIAGVYELRFIAGASCSHWDGGSVYISLGPFGYYGYRTDNPLSFHIDKTCAMLKASFALGIIEVVFFLWTAILALAIYKRPEVVVKETTVRRRSHSSRRGHRRHSSSGRRQQYVV from the exons ATGATTGGCAGTATATTCTTCATCTGCAACCGCATTCTGGAGCTTGTCTTCCTGATTCCGATCATCGGAATGATG GCATACTTCGTCAATGGCTACCTCAATGCGAACCAAATTACCCCTGCCTACATTCTCgttctcttcatcgtcagCGTCATTGCAGCTTTCTGGTGCCTCGATACCCTGATCCGCTTTTCGACCACCAAGCGCTCCGCCATGTTTGTCGCTTTCATcgatctcctcttcttcggtgctTTCATTGCGGGTGTCTACGAGCTGCGTTTTATTGCAGGAGCCAGTTGCTCTCATTGGGATGGTGGTTCGGTGTACATTTCCTTGGGCCCCTTCGGATACTACGGCTACAGGACCGATAACCCGCTGTCCTTCCACATTGACAAGACTTGCGCGATGCTGAAGGCCAGCTTTGCACTGGGGATCATTGaagttgtcttcttcctctggacGGCTATTCTTGCTCTCGCTATCTACAAGCGTCCGGAGGTTGTTGTCAAGGAGACCACTGTCCGTCGCAGGAGTCACAGCAGTCGACGTGGTCACCGGCGCCACAGCAGCTCGGGTCGGCGGCAGCAGTATGTGGTATAA
- a CDS encoding uncharacterized protein (COG:Q;~EggNog:ENOG410PW7K;~InterPro:IPR036291,IPR002347;~PFAM:PF00106,PF13561;~TransMembrane:1 (o107-127i);~go_process: GO:0055114 - oxidation-reduction process [Evidence IEA]): protein MIWFADIQFGATVNRAHHSLHRQIPSPQWRPDARESGGSYEELGSSANETPVALDLDSVESIKAAAIYIREQFGSLDILVYDGGINRSSDPNATLRETYRAVFETNVFGMVVVVDAFLLLLCASKYLDRRIVNVTSSLGRIGIAYSPTSKYSVKVWELPAYRSSETAFNMINAVDAVRLQKENILSIVVCPGYCRKDFGAGRGAKSAEEGAQPIFRAATEGLQKNCLGRLWRMKGILCSSGGRRRSEGNFRHL, encoded by the exons ATGATTTGGTTTGCTGACATACAATTTGGGGCTACCGTGAACCGAGCGCATCACAGTCTG CACCGGCAAATACCGTCACCTCAGTGGCGCCCAGACGCAAGAGAAAGCGGAGGAAGCTACGAAGAACTAGGCAGTTCCGCCAACGAGACACCGGTGGCACTAGACCTTGACAGCGTCGAATCCATCAAGGCAGCCGCTATCTATATCCGGGAACAGTTCGGTTCACTCGACATTCTTGTCTATGACGGCGGCATCAATCGATCATCTGATCCCAACGCCACGCTGCGTGAGACCTACCGCGCAGTGTTCGAGACCAACGTCTTCGGGATGGTTGTTGTAGTAGATGcctttcttctgcttctctgtGCTTCCAAGTATCTTGATCGGCGCATCGTCAACGTGACCAGCAGCCTCGGGCGGATTGGGATAGCCTACTCGCCTACCTCGAAGTATAGTGTTAAGGTCTGGGAGCTGCCAGCCTACCGAAGCAGTGAAACCGCCTTCAACATGATCAATGCGGTGGATGCGGTGCGCCTGCAGAAGGAGAACATTCTCTCAATCGTGGTTTGCCCGGGTTACTGTCGAAAGGACTTTGGGGCAGGCCGTGGTGCCAAGTCTGCTGAGGAGGGTGCACAGCCGATTTTCCGCGCGGCAACAGAGGGTCTCCAGAAGAACTGTTTGGGAAggttgtggaggatgaagggtaTTTTGTGTAGTTCAGGTGGTAGACGCCGCAGTGAGGGTAATTTTCGCCATTTGTAG
- a CDS encoding uncharacterized protein (COG:S;~EggNog:ENOG410Q2K8), which produces MATTLWDPDRILQITKGPHDQGMFCLGRARSRYDSRCRWDIPYSDYQSIRETLSQLARKLPHEISDDELKEIAERGLCDYHCGQVHEVVSIWHDTLASLQNLYSPYKDPGETRNTVFDALQTTVKRSGDLLPPEEDSSAEDLAEYFGGHVHEHSELVEARKQRDLQTTREKDLEICLALLKERLALCEENDRLREQNCAHLQELLGEVKAELSDVQGNNSILTCTISDLQGACDLKMRQITEITAELSNVRDNNSSLKDAYEEMRKEADDKQKQLNDITAELSNVRGNNNSLKDSNEEMRKEINGKQEQIETITSQLASVSTDLDSTTKELSVACETKEKVQNDLHAALEEISNLQAQLTEIQVQQSTTIWCKIKRWVQEKASCLSRDRRRRGIRDEDEEVALAPVKPSNLG; this is translated from the coding sequence atggccaccaCACTCTGGGACCCAGACCGCATCCTCCAAATCACCAAAGGCCCTCACGATCAAGGCATGTTCTGTCTTGGTCGCGCGCGCTCCAGATACGATAGTCGCTGTCGCTGGGACATCCCCTATTCAGACTACCAGAGTATCCGGGAAACATTAAGCCAGCTGGCTAGGAAACTGCCACACGAGATATCAGACGACGAGCTGAAAGAAATAGCTGAGCGGGGATTATGTGATTATCATTGTGGCCAGGTGCACGAGGTTGTGTCCATATGGCATGATACCCTTGCCAGTCTTCAGAATTTGTACTCGCCGTATAAAGACCCGGGGGAGACGCGCAATACAGTATTTGACGCACTTCAGACCACGGTCAAGAGATCTGGCGATTTGCTCCCACCAGAGGAAGATAGCTCGGCGGAGGACCTCGCGGAATATTTTGGGGGCCATGTGCACGAGCACTCGGAATTGGTAGAGGCGAGGAAGCAGCGGGATTTACAGACTACGCGTGAGAAGGATTTGGAGATTTGTTTGGCTCTGCTGAAAGAACGTTTGGCTCTGTGCGAAGAGAATGATCGTCTGAGGGAACAAAACTGTGCACATCTTCAAGAACTGCTGGGAGAAGTCAAGGCCGAATTGTCCGATGTGCAGGGCAATAACAGCATACTCACATGTACCATTAGTGATCTGCAGGGTGCGTGCGATCTCAAGATGAGACAGATAACTGAGATCACGGCTGAATTGTCAAATGTGCGAGACAACAATAGCAGTTTAAAAGATGCCTATGAAGAGATGCGCAAAGAGGCCGATGACAAGCAGAAACAGCTGAACGATATCACAGCCGAATTGTCAAATGTGCGAGGCAACAATAACAGTCTCAAAGATTCCAATGAAGAGATGCGCAAAGAGATAAATGGCAAGCAGGAACAGATCGAAACTATCACCTCTCAACTTGCCAGCGTGTCGACAGACTTAGACAGTACTACGAAAGAATTATCAGTCGCTTGTGAAACGAAAGAGAAAGTCCAGAATGATCTTCACGCCGCACTCGAGGAAATCAGCAATCTCCAAGCCCAGCTTACTGAGATTCAAGTACAGCAATCCACTACAATCTGGTGCAAGATCAAGCGTTGGGTTCAAGAGAAAGCTTCATGTTTATCTCGTGATAGACGGAGACGTGGAATAcgggatgaagacgaagaggtTGCACTTGCTCCTGTTAAACCGAGTAATCTTGGTTGA